AGAAGCCAAGAGAATCAAGACTTGAACCCTGGGGAACTCTTGAATCCACCTAAGGTTAGGTAGTAGTTGATGCTGCAAAGGAGACCAAGAGAAGGCAGTTGGAGATATAGAAGATGGTCGTTTCTTGTCAGTCTTGTTAGTTTTAGTTACTAAAACATTTGTGATCATGTATTAAATTATGCGAAACACAAAAATTGCTTGAAGTAGATTTCTGAGGCTTGGTTTTACTTTGCTGTGTTTTTAGAAATCTCTAAAGCCCCAAGGTTAATTTTGTCCTAATGAAGAGCTTTATGCTTTTTATAGCATGTATACAGGTAATGTGGATTTTTCTGCTGAAATATCACCACTCCACTCTGAAGAAAATGGTTCTATAGGAGAGAGATATTTTGATTCAGGCCCCTTTATTCTCTAGTGTTTGAAAGACCACAGTGGACAGGAGAGGGTGCAGAGAGCGAGGCTGGGGAAGAAAAGCATTGGACAAGCCTGTACCTCTTTTATGTATGCCCAAGACTTGCCTGATTCATTTTTATGGACTGCCTTGCTTTTGGCATAGAACAAGGGTAAAATAACCTTTCTGGCTACTCTTATTGAATATAAGGTCACCTAGCATGGAGTATCATCTATGAGTGTGATAAAAAAGCTCAGTTATAAGTCTAAGAAATGATATCCCTGAGCCTATGAAGTCACAGTCAGACAGGCCCCAAGTAttgtcttctgttttgttttagttaGAAGTGGGCAGAGAGGAAGCTCACACTCCACATAGTCATTGTGCATATTATGTatccaataaagaaaatgtgaacgTCTTGGTCTGCTAGTAAGAAGGAGTTGGAATTTCATTTTGTAATCCAGGTGTTCCCAAATCATGTTTTGAATTACTGTGTTACATATACAGAGCCCTTCTGCTCTTTCAGTAGTATGTAAAGCCCCAAAGGTAGGATTTAAAAGGGGATAGTATACTGATGGCAGTGGACTTCATCTAGTTAATTGTAAgttcctggagggcagggacTCTGTCACTTTGGCAGCCAGCCTTCTGTTAATACCAGTTGACTGAATGAGGTGGATTGTGATGACAAGGTGGTGTAAGATTTCATACAAAAATCACCTACCAGGCTGCTTTAAGACTAGGGGTTGTCCAAGGCAGGAATTCCTAACTGGGAGAGGACCCTGGCTGCCAGTCCTCTCCTACCCCTTACCTCTCAGCAGCCATAATGCTTAAAGGAAATCCCAAGAAGATTCTCAGTAGAGGGCTGGGGTCCCTTGGTTCACACCATTGATAGGATTTAGACAGGAATGTTCAGGGATGGCATGCATACCTGAAACAGCGGTTGCTTCTTTGGATTCCTATTTGGAAATCTGAGTATCCCAGCAGCTCGTAGAAATGGATATCTTCAGAGAGCTGAGCCACTGACCCCTCCGGAGGAAGGCCAAACAGTGTGGTCGTTGCTTGGTTTGTTGGGCTGAATGCCTTAAATGGTTATTACAGTTTGTAAAGCctggaaacttttaaaaataggtcAGGGGTTCATAAGATACTATGGTACACATCTACATGGGAATCTTTCAAGTCTAAAAacacagggtttttgtttttgtcactgGATCATGTGTGCACTTAGGTTTCATCAGATTTTCAAGGAAAGGGGAAATACTGGTGATGAAGTGTTTTCAGGATAGAGCTCTAGGTATTAGGGAAAGagtagtgaacaagacagacatggtCCCTGTCTTCATGTTAATAAACTACTAGATGAAATATGAAAGGTGCTGTGATCTGGGGGTGGAGGAGCCAACATAGAGTCTTATGTGTGCATGTTTTTTTCTGTATCCTGTTTCATTTTTGTATCAAATGTGGATTGAGTGGAACACCTATGATGTGCCAGGCCCTATACTAAGTGTTAGATATAGAATGATAAAGTTAAGGTCTCTGTCTCCGTGGGGAACCCTGAATATGTACAGCAAACCATCTTGTCTGTTAGGCATGGCATTTATGAGGTCCATTTTTCAGGATCACATGTTTTGTGGCTTTTACTCAAACCAAATGGGATTTTGTAAATGTGAGGTTGGGGGGGTGTTGTTGTTGGGGGTTACTTATACACCATTTGAACAGACACCActtcttttgtatttatatttcctGTCTGAATTCCAGATTGGCGGCAGTAAGCACACAATGAATGATCACCTGCATGTCGGCAGCCACGCTCACGGACAGATCCAGGTTCAACAGTTGTTTGAGGATAACAGTAACAAGCGGACCGTGCTCACGACACAACCAAATGGGCTTACAACAGTGGGCAAAACGGGCTTGCCAGTGGTACCAGAGCGGCAGCTGGACAGCATTCATAGACGGCAGGGGAGCTCCACCTCTCTAAAGTCCATGGAAGGCATGGGGAAGGTGAAAGCCACCCCCATGACACCTGAACAAGCAATGAAGCAATACATGCAAAAACTCACAGCCTTCGAACACCATGAGATTTTCAGCTAccctgaaatatatttcttggGTCTAAATGCTAAGAAGCGCCAGGGCATGACAGGTGGGCCCAACAATGGTGGCTATGATGATGACCAGGGATCATATGTGCAGGTGCCCCATGATCACGTGGCTTACAGGTATGAGGTCCTCAAGGTCATTGGGAAGGGAAGCTTTGGGCAGGTGGTCAAGGCCTATGATCACAAAGTCCACCAGCACGTGGCCCTGAAGATGGTGCGGAATGAGAAGCGCTTCCACCGGCAAGCAGCGGAGGAGATCCGAATCCTGGAACACCTGCGGAAGCAGGACAAGGATAACACAATGAATGTCATCCATATGCTGGAGAATTTCACCTTCCGCAACCACATCTGCATGACGTTTGAGCTGCTGAGCATGAACCTCTATGAGCTCATCAAGAAGAATAAATTCCAGGGCTTCAGTCTGCCTTTGGTTCGCAAGTTTGCCCACTCGATTCTGCAGTGCTTGGATGCTTTGCACAAAAACAGAATAATTCACTGTGACCTTAAGCCCGAGAACATTTTGTTAAAGCAGCAGGGTAGAAGCGGTATTAAAGTAATTGATTTTGGCTCCAGTTGTTACGAGCATCAGCGTGTCTACACGTACATCCAGTCGCGTTTTTACCGGGCTCCAGAAGTGATCCTTGGGGCCAGGTATGGCATGCCCATTGATATGTGGAGCCTGGGCTGCATTTTAGCAGAGCTCCTGACAGGTTACCCCCTCTTGCCTGGGGAAGATGAAGGGGACCAGCTGGCCTGTATGATTGAACTGTTGGGCATGCCCTCACAGAAACTGCTGGATGCATCCAAACGAGCCAAAAATTTTGTGAGCTCCAAGGGTTATCCCCGTTACTGCACTGTCACGACTCTCTCAGATGGCTCTGTGGTCCTCAATGGAGGCCGTTCCCGGAGGGGGAAACTGAGGGGCCCACCGGAGAGTAGAGAGTGGGGGAACGCGCTGAAGGGGTGTGATGATCCCCTTTTCCTTGACTTCTTAAAACAGTGTTTAGAGTGGGATCCTGCAGTGCGCATGACCCCAGGCCAGGCTTTGCGGCACCCCTGGCTGAGGAGGCGGTTGCCAAAGCCTCCAACCGGGGAGAAAACGTCAGTGAAAAGGATAACTGAGAGCACCGGTGCTATCACATCTATATCCAAGTTACCTCCACCTTCCAGCTCAGCTTCCAAACTGAGGACTAATTTGGTGCAGATGACAGATGCCAATGGGAATATTCAGCAGAGGACAGTGTTGCCAAAACTTGTTAGCTGAGCTCACGTCCCCTGATGCTGGTAACCTGAAAGATACGACATTGCTGAGCCTTACTGGGTTGAAAAGGAGTAGCTCAGACCTGTTTTTATTTGCTCAATAACTCTACTCATTTGTATCTTTTCAGcacttaattttaatgtaagaaagttgttcattttgtttttataaaatacatgagGACAATGCTTTAAGTTTTTATActttcagaaactttttgtgTTCTAAAAGTACAATGAGCCTTACTGTATTTAGTGTGGCAGAATAATAACATCAGTGGCAGGCCACTGATTACTTCATGACTGCCACGCATTTACAGATTGGTGTCAAAGACATTCACTATGTTTTTATGGTTCATGTTATATCCTCCCCAGGGTGACAGCCCCTTAAGGCCCTCCTTTTCCCTCCATGCTCCAGGTCCATGCACAGGTGTAGCATGTCCTGCTTCCGTTTTTCATAAATTAACCTGGGTGTTGGGGGTAGTGGGAGGAGAACGGTCAGAATGAAAGTGACATTCTAAGAAAAACTGTACCTTAGAGATTTTCCTCTAGTgctcaaacaaatacaaaataagatCCCCAAGGTTTAAACTGCCCAGTTAGCATTCTGACATTCTAAAAGCCGGCAAAGCAGCTTTTAGTGGATAAATGGAAATGGAAACGTGTGTGTTCCTCCAAATTTTCTAGTATGATCGGTGAGCTGTTTTGTAAAGAAGCTTCATATTACAGAGTTGCTTTTGCACCTAAATTTAGAATTGTATTCCATGAACTGTTCctcccttttctctgcttttcttctctgttcCTCTTTTAATACCACACGTCTGTTGCTTGCATTTAGTTTGTCTTCTTCCTTCAACTGTGTATCCCAGACTGTTAATACAGAAAAGAGACATTTCAGCTGTGATTATGACCATTGTTTCATattccaattaaaaaaagaacagcagCCTAGCTACTTAAGGTGGGGATTTCCATAGTTCCAAAGAAGATTTAGCAGATTAGAGTGAGTTCACACTTTTCAGGTGCCACTGTAAGGTTCTCTCAGCCTGGGAAACTATcaactctttctttaaaaagaaagagggtTGAAAATCCTCTGGACGAACAGAAGTCACTTTGGCTGTTCAGTAAGGCCAATGTTAACAACACGTTTAGAGGAGGAAAAGTTCAACCTCAAGTTAAATGGTTTGACTTATTCTTCGTATCATTAGAAGAACCCCAGAGATAGCattcctctattttattttactttcttttggatTGCACTGATTGTTTTTGTGGGAATGACACTTTATCTGGCAAAGTAACTGAGAGTTTGgtaaaagaatattttcttctctgaataataattattttcacaGTGAAAATTTCAGTATTTTATCACTAATGTATGAGCAATGATCTATATCAATTTCAAGGCacgtgaaaaaaattttttagtatGTGCAATTTAATATAGAAAGATTTCTGCCTGTTTGGACAATAGGTTTTGGGTAGTACAGATTAGGATAAGTAAGCTTATATATGCACAGAGATTATTGTATTACCTGTAAATTTATTTACAAGTACTTAAAAGCATGGTCCCCAGTGAGGCCAAGAAAGTTTCCGGTTAAGTTCTTTAATAATAATCCTACAgtttatcttaagaaaaaaaaaaggtttgaaaaaaacactttaatttaGGCTTCGTTGGTTGATGGTGGAAAAAAATGCTCaggaaatatttcagatatttgCCAAAAAACCAGTAATAAGGTTAGCTTATTAAAATAGTGATATTTGCTTTACTATTTAAGGTGTCACTGATAAATTAATTTGTACTTCTGTCTGTGTTTAGAAATTATAGCTTCTTTTCCCTTAGTCAAATTTTTTAGCATATTATACACATTTCTGTGTAATCTGTGGAAGTGCAATAATATGTTAGtaagttacattttaaataatgctcATGTGACAATACTCCCAATCAATGGCTTATAGAATTTAAAGATCTGTATATTAGATTTTGGCTTAAAGACATGAGAAGTATAAGACTTGGTTTGGTGGCTTTGTAAGACCACCAGCCTCTTAATGATGGTTAGCTTCTTTAGGTCattaaatcaataaaaacatATAATGCTGTTTTCCTCTTCTAAtgctcctcttccatttccagttatcttcacatttacatttaaatatacaaacCTGAGCCTGCCGTTATTAATTTCCCTATAAAATGATGATACATGTGAAAATTTATAAATGGACTAATACTGCTTGTCTTTCCTCCACCGCACAAAACTGGTTCTTAAGATGCCAGCAATGAATTTGAGACTATCTTTATTTATAAATGGAAACCGGAAACTTTTATACCAAACTATAATAATGTGCAGCActgtagggctttttttttttccctccaaataCAGTGAAATTTTTTTATTCACAAGAGCTGCCACATTTCAGCATTTAGTGATAGAGCTGCTTTAATaaaattctagtttgattgtcatgtcaaaaaaagaaaaatgttgcatctttgtgattttaaaacaaattaatgaaGGCTCTGATAGGCTATTAGGAGTTGGCTTGGAAACAGTTTTTGGTCTCACAGGTTACCATTGTCTGGGGATGTCTGAGCTGTTTTCAGATTTAGGAATAGCACAGTGTTGTCTTGTCTTTGGCAGTCTCATTTGGCTCTGTTTCTTGCACCACCAGCGTGTTCATTACCACTTAAATATATTGCTACAGCAGTGGAACAACAGAGTGGTGCAAGACACTGTAGATTAACGGTAGAGGAGAAATTGTGCCCTTAGTGTTAACAATGTGCCTTTTGTTCTGAATGCCATGTTGTAGGGCATGCATTTTTTGGCCTCTTTAACTCTTCGAATTCTAGTCAGTAAGAATGGAACCCATCTCTGCAAAGATACATCTGTCTTAAATATCTAGTTACAGGCCTTAATAGAAACCATAAGGCATGACTCATCTTCAGGCACTGAAAAAAGATAACCATCAGGTAGTGTTACACAAGGACTTCCTATGTTTAAGGGGTTAAAGATGGTCTTTGTTGTATCTTAACATCAgactgatttttacattttttttttgttatgctaACACTAGACAGAAATCAACTGTATTTGTAAAAATTTACCTCAAACCATTTAATTTTATAGTGTGATTAATCCCAGGGCATTTGGTATGAACCAAAGTGCATTCCTTTTATATGTGCCTGGCTCTAGTAAGGATGGCCAGGGATTTTTACAATTTGGGTGCAAGGCACTTAAGCCACTTTTAAACTTAATGGGTGGTTTGGGGTCGTGTTAAATGACTCCATCAGAATGTTAGAAAACACTTTAGGCATCAGTAGCATTGGGCCATATTGGAATCCTAAAGTGTGAATTATTTTAAGGAGAgcattcatttttgtaatttttttcatcaaaaatatttctggtaagcagaagactttttaaaaaaactgatctGGTCTCGGTAAAGGTTTTAATATTGCCCAACATAATGCTGtaatagcattaaaaaaagtatttgtgaaCTCTTTGTTTCTTAGGGGCTTGTACATCTCTCTGCTATGgacatacataaaattaattgtaATTATACTCAGCTCAACTGCTACAGTTATGTCTAGGCAGTGGCTTGGGTTTTTATCGAGCAACAGCTTAGACACGTGACTGTAATATGCTGCAACTGTGTGTactgaaaatatgtgaaaatggtTGAATGTGgactgtgtatatatgtatgtaaaaatttCTGTGAGATGCTGCTGTCGCCACTTAACATTAAATATGTTCTAGTGGATTTTAATCCTAGTGGCCAGTTCTATGATACTGTATGTATTATACAGCTGATGACAGGAGTAAGACTGTTTagtgaatatttgttaaattttattgttgTGGCCAGAGataatttcagaataaaattttaatgtcCTACCTTACTTCTCTCCCCTTTCTAACTATAATTTAACTCCTGATCTATTTCTGGTATTATCCTTTGTCAATTAGCCTGGAGAGGGTTTAGAATGCAAAATGGATAGCTCTATATCAGGGTCTTGAGAAgttaaaataattcattctacTAGTTTGTTCATAGCAATACTTTATTAGTTCAATATAAGTATGCAGATTCCAAGTGGAAAAACAAAGGTTTTAGTAAGTAGTTCTTGCTTTTCCCAGGATATTCTATTCCTTCACCTGTCAGATTTTTATGTTAACTTTTTTATATATAGCCTCTGCTGTGCTCTTTATTATGCTAGAGCTTcatatcttcttttattttaacctTCACGATGATAGTTAAGCTGGGGGAGCAGAACCTGTCAATTATTCCCCACCagtcttcattcttttctctgcACAAGTTCTGGTAAATTATTCTAATGTGCTCTAACCAGTTCCACCCAATGTTTTTTAATGCTTATGAGTTTGCAGTTTTTGTACTTGGTGGTCTCTATGGTTCACATTTTTTTGTGTTGTAGTGTCTCCTGCCTCGGTTGGCTCAGAAAATAAGGCCTAGGAACTGCAATTAGCTCATGATTTGTCAAGTTCAGTTAATACCAAGCTAAGAGTTTACTTACAGATGACAGCAAGCAGATGCTCTAGTAATTTGTCAGACATTGCAGGGATATTGTGTAGTCAAATATTACCCTCTTGTGGAAAGAACTACCTCACATTATTATTTATTCCCCTTCTGTTACCAACAGCCAAGGAATTACTTAGTGTGGCTCCCTGCATCAATACTGGGATATGCTTAAACAAGGGAATGCCATAAGAGTTCCCAATTGCCTCGTCATAGCCTGGGCCATAGATTTTTGTTACTGCTAATCTTGCTTCTTAAAGTTCACACCCAGTGCAAAAAACCCAACCAGCAAACTAACCCCAAAATCcaatatatttagaaatttaaGTGTTAAGAGATGTGCATTATGTACAAAATTGAAAATTGGTGCTAAAGTGGCAAtgtcaatttaaaatttcttgtccAGATCTGGCTGACTGACTGACTCAGGAGATTATAGTTCCTactcattctctttccttttatcaGATCTTTCAAAAGCGCTTTTTAAAATTGATCAATGTGCAATTCTGTTTGAGTCTCTACAGTCCTATCCCTTTTGGAATGAACAGTTACACAAATAAATATTCTTGGAACTTCGAAGTTGTCTGCAAACTAGCTCTAGAAAATGTCGCTAGTTGACATTAGTGTTGGTCTGTTAGAAGGGGAAATTGATTTGACTGCTTCATGTTTTGAAAAGAGCATTAAGAGGGATTTGAGGAAGGTATatgtggctttcttttttttcttaagtttgaattacacttcatttcctttgggttatTAGGCAGATAAACGCTTGTCATTAGTAATACTTAGCACTGTCCATAATGAAAAATGACTGCCAGTGTGTTGCACATACATAAGAAAATTACATCTTACTGCGAAGTCTTTGGTTTGTTTCCTTATTTGGTTTGACTTTGACTTACTATTTTGCTATGGTCATATCCTTAATATCTGCggtacatttcatatatatatggggTGGGAGCATAATTGCCATTCCCATGTGTCTCAAGGAAGCTTAATGAGGAAACTAATGAGTTAATATTAACTCTTCTGAAGAAAGCTGACATTTTAGGAGTATTAAGTCATCTGTCGTTAAGGAGCAGCAAGAATATATTATGATTGTATCACATGTTCCAGAAGAGCATTACCCCTTACATAGAAAGCTCCTTAGAGATTTCATGGTGTTGGATGAACATCAGTTTATCCTTATACATCCCTATGAGCTATAATTATCCTCATTTGATacttgaggaaactgaagtgACTTGCTCCAAAGTGACTACAAAAACATTGCAGTTTGAGGCTTAGGTTGTAATCAGGTAATTTTGGTCTTGGACAGTAAGGGAAAATCCATAATACATAAAACACAAAAGTTTAGAAAGGGGGGGAAGTTGAGCTAGCAATGGGCATTTCTATTATTTAAGTTACATATCAGTTTCCaggaatatttttcaaatgggaCAAACTAAAAAGT
The Gorilla gorilla gorilla isolate KB3781 chromosome 10, NHGRI_mGorGor1-v2.1_pri, whole genome shotgun sequence genome window above contains:
- the DYRK2 gene encoding dual specificity tyrosine-phosphorylation-regulated kinase 2 isoform X1 codes for the protein MLTRKPSAAAPAAYPTGRGGDSAVRQLQASPGLGAGATRSGVGTGPPSPIALPPLRASNAAAATHTIGGSKHTMNDHLHVGSHAHGQIQVQQLFEDNSNKRTVLTTQPNGLTTVGKTGLPVVPERQLDSIHRRQGSSTSLKSMEGMGKVKATPMTPEQAMKQYMQKLTAFEHHEIFSYPEIYFLGLNAKKRQGMTGGPNNGGYDDDQGSYVQVPHDHVAYRYEVLKVIGKGSFGQVVKAYDHKVHQHVALKMVRNEKRFHRQAAEEIRILEHLRKQDKDNTMNVIHMLENFTFRNHICMTFELLSMNLYELIKKNKFQGFSLPLVRKFAHSILQCLDALHKNRIIHCDLKPENILLKQQGRSGIKVIDFGSSCYEHQRVYTYIQSRFYRAPEVILGARYGMPIDMWSLGCILAELLTGYPLLPGEDEGDQLACMIELLGMPSQKLLDASKRAKNFVSSKGYPRYCTVTTLSDGSVVLNGGRSRRGKLRGPPESREWGNALKGCDDPLFLDFLKQCLEWDPAVRMTPGQALRHPWLRRRLPKPPTGEKTSVKRITESTGAITSISKLPPPSSSASKLRTNLVQMTDANGNIQQRTVLPKLVS
- the DYRK2 gene encoding dual specificity tyrosine-phosphorylation-regulated kinase 2 isoform X2, which gives rise to MNDHLHVGSHAHGQIQVQQLFEDNSNKRTVLTTQPNGLTTVGKTGLPVVPERQLDSIHRRQGSSTSLKSMEGMGKVKATPMTPEQAMKQYMQKLTAFEHHEIFSYPEIYFLGLNAKKRQGMTGGPNNGGYDDDQGSYVQVPHDHVAYRYEVLKVIGKGSFGQVVKAYDHKVHQHVALKMVRNEKRFHRQAAEEIRILEHLRKQDKDNTMNVIHMLENFTFRNHICMTFELLSMNLYELIKKNKFQGFSLPLVRKFAHSILQCLDALHKNRIIHCDLKPENILLKQQGRSGIKVIDFGSSCYEHQRVYTYIQSRFYRAPEVILGARYGMPIDMWSLGCILAELLTGYPLLPGEDEGDQLACMIELLGMPSQKLLDASKRAKNFVSSKGYPRYCTVTTLSDGSVVLNGGRSRRGKLRGPPESREWGNALKGCDDPLFLDFLKQCLEWDPAVRMTPGQALRHPWLRRRLPKPPTGEKTSVKRITESTGAITSISKLPPPSSSASKLRTNLVQMTDANGNIQQRTVLPKLVS